A region from the Dehalococcoides mccartyi CG5 genome encodes:
- a CDS encoding prolipoprotein diacylglyceryl transferase: protein MFEINVDPVAFSIGSLVVKWYGIMMALGVVALVSWIFWRIKRGANISYDTVLTAAIIAIPSGIVFAKLLHVIDAWEYYSLNPGAIFSGEGLTIFGAIIGATIGLWIYSRYSHFNLGYLLDVAVPGILLGQAIGRVGCLLNGCCYGEFGGTGCSVIYTNPATAAPYGVEVAPTQAYEIIFLLCLLTFSLFIAKKLRPDGQLFLLYISLYAAWRVAIGFVRVNDDFALGLEQAQVVGLILMAVAVPLFIYRLRKQKQTDKIT from the coding sequence ATGTTTGAAATAAATGTAGACCCGGTAGCCTTCAGCATAGGTTCGCTGGTGGTTAAGTGGTATGGCATCATGATGGCACTGGGTGTGGTGGCACTGGTTTCATGGATATTCTGGCGGATTAAACGCGGGGCGAATATTTCGTATGATACCGTGCTGACTGCGGCTATTATCGCTATTCCTTCCGGCATTGTCTTTGCAAAGCTTCTGCATGTTATAGATGCTTGGGAATATTACAGCCTTAATCCCGGAGCTATATTTAGCGGCGAAGGTCTGACCATATTCGGAGCTATTATAGGTGCCACAATAGGCCTGTGGATTTACAGTAGATATTCTCACTTCAATCTGGGTTATTTGCTGGATGTGGCTGTACCCGGCATACTGCTGGGGCAGGCTATAGGCAGAGTGGGATGTTTGCTGAATGGTTGCTGTTACGGGGAATTTGGTGGTACTGGTTGCAGCGTAATTTATACCAACCCCGCCACGGCCGCCCCTTACGGGGTGGAGGTAGCACCTACCCAAGCTTATGAAATTATCTTTTTGTTGTGTCTTCTTACCTTCAGTTTGTTCATCGCCAAGAAATTGCGGCCTGACGGCCAGCTTTTCCTGCTTTATATCAGCCTGTATGCCGCATGGAGAGTTGCTATTGGTTTTGTACGGGTGAATGATGATTTTGCTTTAGGTCTGGAACAGGCTCAGGTAGTGGGTCTGATACTTATGGCCGTAGCCGTTCCGCTTTTTATTTACCGCCTTAGAAAGCAAAAACAAACGGATAAAATAACTTAA